Below is a genomic region from Treponema sp. OMZ 798.
GGCCTTGTTGAGCCCTATTACTGTTTTTTCTTGTAAGGAGCTTAAAAGAGAGCAGATGTTTTTTTCTTCTTCTCCGAATTCCCTCGAAAGGTCTATGAGGTATAGGACGGCATCCCCTTCTTCCAGACGGGTTTTTGCAATTTCTTGAAGTTTTAGGTTTAGTTTTTTTTCGGATTTGTGGTAGCCGGGGGTATCGATAAAAACTATCTGTCCCTTGGTGGTGTTTACGATACCTCTGATTGCATTTCGGGTGGTTTGCGGAATTGAAGATACAATCGAAACTTTTTCGCCCGAAGCCGTATTTAAGAAAGTTGACTTACCGGCTGAGGGGCGTCCTATTATCGTTACAATTCCGCTTTTCATTTTATGCGCTTTGGCAGCCTTCGCAAGATGTGCAAGAGTTAAACTTTATCTTGTTTTCTGTAAGCATGAGAACTTTTGTCGGGCATCCTTCAACGCACTTATTGCATGAATCGCAAAGAGCATAATCTACCTTGGGTATTCCGTCTATTACCTTTATGGCTCCGGTAGGACAGTTCTTTTCGCACTTCATACACTTTATGCAGCCTCGCTTACAGTTTTTCATAATCTGGGGCTTACGCGGGTTTTTGCATGAACAGAGGGCTATGGCTCCCTTTTGATCTATAGGAACAGTGGTTAAAATGTGCTGCGGACATTGGGCAACACAAACTGCACAGCCTGTACACTTATCGTAATCTACTTCAGGAAGTCCGTTTTCTTTGACATGGATGGCATCAAAGGGGCAGGCATGTTCGCAGTCGCCAAGGCCTATGCATCCCCAATCACATTCCTTTGTTCCGTTAATCGAAATCTTTGCAGCCTTACAGGTTTTGACTCCTATGTAGTCACACTTGTTTTTGCATACATCATGAGAACCTTGACAGGTTAAAACCGCTACCATGGCCGAGGCCGAAGCATCGACTCCCATTATCTTTCCTATGGCTTGAGCTACGGGGGCTGCTCCTACAGGGCATCCGTTTACGGGTGCATCTCCTGCCGCAACTGCTGCGGCAAATCCGTCACAGCCGGGGTAACCGCAGGCACCGCAGTTTGCTCCGGGAAGAACCTCTCTTACGGCTGCAGCCGTCTTGTCCGGTTCAACATAAAATATTTTCTTAAAAAAGCCCAATAAAAGGCCCAACAAAAGAGACA
It encodes:
- a CDS encoding RnfABCDGE type electron transport complex subunit B, whose protein sequence is MNIILLTLAVSLVLSLLLGLLLGFFKKIFYVEPDKTAAAVREVLPGANCGACGYPGCDGFAAAVAAGDAPVNGCPVGAAPVAQAIGKIMGVDASASAMVAVLTCQGSHDVCKNKCDYIGVKTCKAAKISINGTKECDWGCIGLGDCEHACPFDAIHVKENGLPEVDYDKCTGCAVCVAQCPQHILTTVPIDQKGAIALCSCKNPRKPQIMKNCKRGCIKCMKCEKNCPTGAIKVIDGIPKVDYALCDSCNKCVEGCPTKVLMLTENKIKFNSCTSCEGCQSA